The Cololabis saira isolate AMF1-May2022 chromosome 23, fColSai1.1, whole genome shotgun sequence genomic sequence accatcatcatcatcaccatcatcatcatcatcatcatcatcatcaccttcatcatcatcatcatcatcatcatcatcatcttcatcatggagactctgaggaaccagaaccagagtccaagtccaggatccaacagagacagtttctctgaccggagactctggagactaaactggacacagagacactgaaccAAATCCAGACCCAAACCAGGACCAGAGtccaaatccagcacagagaggttcagtgaagctggtgttgaaggtgtggaggtggatcagtctgtcagggACGACGTCATAGAAGGACAGatttccagcaggaacgtccacgtaaactgctgctctgttacaggctggagatggagatgaggaggtggatGTTTCTCTGTTATTGTGCCAGACTTGGTACTGACCACCTGGAGAACattccagactccaggaataaTCGTTTCTTCCAAACCTACAGTCATCAGAGtttcctttcctgctgattcttctgtaactcactgatacagaaacacgtttgctccactggacctcccagtaacagcgacccgtcagaacttctctacacagcagctgacgccagtaatcaaacctgtctggatgatcaggatatgactgatcctcccccacatacatcatcttcctgttgttgtcagacagtttgatgcgtttgtggactgtgtttgtgtcgacggtgagttgacaggaatctgatggagagaacaaacaagcagctgcagttattattgatcagttattgatcactgatggaatcatgaacgagtgaagatggttgaataaaaacacacttacacttcctggGACCTGGTGTCAgaaatcgttgtccagcaggctccaccctgggaggaggaggagggtcagaccagatCAGTCTCTCAGAGGAAAGAGGGATGTCAGAGCCCCCcaatcacctgttggacactcctgtatccactacacccccccgtcacctgttggacactcccgtatccactacacccccccattacctgttggacactcccgtatccactacccccccatcacctgttggacacttctgtatccactacaccaccccccccccctccccccattaCCTGTTGGACACTCAGTTTGAGTTCTgttcctcctgtttcccatctgcccggATTGTCTGGACTTGTCATTATCCCCTGAGAGTGTCCtgcctgagtgtcctacctgaagGTGTCCTACCTGacagtgtcctacctgagggtgtcctacctgagggtgTCCTACCTGACAGTGttctacctgagtgtgtcctacctgagagtgtcctatctGAGAGTGTTCTACCTGAGAgtttcctacctgagagtgtcctacctgagagtgtccagtctccagcggggatcctccagtctagacagaagcttccctgctgactcccctggatggttgtagctcaggtccagctctctcaggtgggaggggttggaggtcagagctgagaccagagaagaacttccttcctctgagatcagacagcctgacagcctgcagacacacaacacaggtctgctgcatgttctctgctcaagtgtcctgctgcagacacgttTAGCATCATGTTCACTGGGACTGGAAAAGACttgaatgaatcctgacctgagagattccaggtgacagtgtggactctccagtccgggacacagctgctccagtccaaaatcctgcaggtcgttgttgctcaggtccagttctgtcagactggaggactgagagctgagaactgaggacagaagtggacagatgttccctgagaggtgacagccactcagtctgcagatggaagaaaagaacaacaaccaggTTATTTCACTGTTGTGGAAGAAAATGTAGTTGTGTCTCCAACTGTTCTGCTGGTCTTTAGCTCATCCTGCCCCCCCAGTACAAACATAAATGAAAGGGTTTCCTTGTCAGAGTTCATGCTTGTGTGTGATTTTAGGTCTAATGTGTCATTAAAGTCTCTGGAAATTAAAGAACCAGCGTAAACTCACTCATGTGAGGTTGTGCTGAACAAAGACCCaaacaagtgaagaaaacatgaaatgtgGAGGTAAAACCAGACGTAGTCAGAAACTAGCCCCCACTCCAGAGGTCCAACATGTGTCTGTTGGTACTTACagaactttcttggaggctttgaccaccggcagcagcctccgtagaacctcctctgaagctgagaacttcttcaggtcaaacacctccagatcttcttctgatgacagtaagatgaaggccagagccgaccactgagcaggagacagataatctgtggagagacgtccTGACCTCAGGGACCCTTGGACCTCTTCCACCAGAGAAccatcgttcagttcattcagacagtggaacaggttgatgcttctctctgcagagaGACCCTTACTGATCTTATTCTTGATGTATTtaactgtttcctgattgttctgtgaacttctttgttttgattccaacagacctcgtaggaggttctgattggtctccagtgaaagacccaggaggaagcgcaggaacaagtccaggtgtccattgggactctgtaaggccttgtccacagcactctGATGGAGCTGAGTCTCTGCTCTTGTTTTAAACCACCTGGAggtgttctttttttcctccagcaggttgactccagagttGACAAAAgtctgatggacatgaagagcagccagaaactcctggacactcagatggatgaagcagaagacctggtcctggtacaagctgctctcctctctaaagatctgggtgaacactcctgagtaaactgaagcctctctgagaTCGaggccacactctctcaggtctgattcatagaagatcaggtttccttcaggcttctgcagctgctcaaaagccagttttcccagagactccaccatcttcctgctctctggactccagtgtggatccgtctcagctcctccgtcatacttgaccttcttcagtttggcctggaccaccaggaagtggatgtacatctcagtcagggtcttgggcagctcccctccctctctggtttccaggactttctccaggaccgtagcagtgatccagcagaagactgggatgtggcacatgatgtggaggctccgtgatttcttgatgtgggagatgatcctggtctgctcctcttctctgatcctcttcctgaagtattcctccttctgtgggtcagtgaaccctctgacttcATTAATGATGTCAACACACTCAGgggggatctgattggctgctgctggCCGTGtcgtgatccagagacgagcagaaggaagcagtttccctctgatgaggtttgtcagcagcacatccactgaggtggaccttctggggtcactgacgattgtagagttgtggaagtccagaggaagtcgactctcatccagaccgtcaaagatgaacacgacctggaactcttcaaagctgcagattcctttggtttcagagaagaatcGATGAACTAGTTtcaccaagctgaacttctcctctctcagcacattcagctgtctgaaggtgaagggaagcaggaactggatgtcctggttggttctgccttcagcccagtccagactgaacttctgtgttaggactgttttcccgatgccggccactcccttcgtcatcaccgttctgattggtcctcctcttccaggtgggggtttaaagatgtcttcctgactgatggctgtttctgctccgtctggtttcctggaagctgcttcaatctgtctgacttcatgttcttcattgacctctccagtccctccctctgtgatgtagagctccgtgtagatctgctcTAGAAGGGTTGTCTTTCCTGCTTTAGTGATCCCCTCAGACACATGCTGGTACTTCTTCTGCAGCTTACGTCTGAGTTTGGATTGACAAACGGCAGCGACGGTctctaaataaagatgaaataaagaaaaccacGTAGTGATTAAAACCAGCCCAAACCAATTAATGACCCTATTAATGAGACTTTCCTAACAGAAGATGAGCTGAGTTCCTccaccttccatccatccatccatccatccatccatccatccatccatccatccatccatccatccatccatccatccatccatccatccatcgtccgccgcttatccattcccgggtcgcgggggcagcagcctcagcagggatgcccagacatccctcaccccagacacttcctccagctcttccggggggagtccgaggcgttcccaggccagccgagagacatgctctctccagcgtgtcctgggtcttccccggggtctcctccaggagggacatgcctggaacacctccctagggaggcgtccaggaggcatccgatacagatgcccaagccacctcagctgactcctctcaatgtgaaggagcagcggctcgactccgagctcctcctgggtgaccgaactcctctccctatctctaagggagcgtccagccaccctgcggaggaaactcatcttggccgcttgtatccgcgatcttgtcctttcggtcactacccaaagttcatgaccataggtgagggtaggtgcgtagattgaccggtaaatcaagagcttcttctttcgactcagctccctcttcaccacgacggtccggtacaccgaccgcataactgcggactctgcaccgatccgtctgtcaatctcacgctccatcgttccctcacttgtgaacaagatcccgagatacttgaactcctccacctgaggcaggacttctccacccacccggagaaggcacgcaaCCCTTTCCCGATGAAGAACCATgacctcggtcttggaggtgctgattttcatccctgccgcgtcgcactcggcctcaaaccgccccagcacttgctgaaggtcccggtccaatGAAGCCAataggacaacgtcatctgaaTATTGAATCCACATGGTTCAACTCTTTAGAATAAAACTTTTATTAACTGGGATATTAATGACCCTATTAATGAGATGTTCCTAACAGGAGATGAGCTGAGTTCCTCCACCTTCCAGTGGGTTTAATGTTGTgtctgatctgtgaatgttggtcatctactgagacattgggtgtggtttatccagcagctcagatgttcagagaaacgtcttactgctctgcaggaggtcggccagcttctcctgcttcctcctcctcaagaacttcactgtgatcttcatgaatgtctctctgatgctcttctgctcttcatcttcatcctcctccagactctctgaggattctgggtaatctggactcagaaccttctggatcttcttcagctgatccttcacaaacatgatgatgtcgtcctccagcagctggaacagaagaccacatgaaggacacaatcaAACTGGaaccatggagacaaacatcaggtccatgttggacagactgacagtccactggtctccagagaccagcatggagagaaacatcaggtccatgatggacagactgacagtccactggtctccagagaccagcatggagacaaacatcaggtccttgttggacagactgacagtccactggtctccagagaccagcatgcagaTGGACATCAGGACAGATGaagaagcagttgttgttcttgtacagacctgaaagatggagtccagctgggtctgatgctgctggacagacggaccgctgggggactctgagatctgctggtccactctgtggaggaaccaggaagaattagctcacatcatgtctgtcctcacagagacaaacaccagctgaaggtccatgaagtcctgttgggatgaggacagtccatcagaggactggtggtggtgaaggtttactagtcctgctgatccaacgagaacatgtgacctcagtgaaaagttacaagatcaggaacatggacaactgatggagacatgaagcagctgaggaactctggatcatcatcaggatcagtgagaggaactctggatcatcatcaggatcagtaagaggaactctggaccatcatcagtatcagtaagaggaactctggaccatcatcaggatcagtaagaggaactctggaccatcatcaggatcagtaagaggaactctggaccatcatcaggatcagtaagaggaactctggatcatcatcaggatcagtaagaggaactctggaccatcatcaggatcagtcctctggaaggtgagacctccagatgtgtcaaccagaggaaaaagctcctgacaggagatgaaaatctatgaggaggaagctcagatctccatcaggtgatggaggaccacaggggtccaggactacatggatctactcaaatagaaacatggggacatttcctaacatgaggactgatttaaatacatttaatgtgtttaaatacatctcacctctctgaagaagaatgttggtctcctttaaagttaaTTAACCAGCCCTTTGAGtggtcgctcttcaaggacaaacagctgggttcatgttcaagagagtctcttttctgatggaccctgatagaagacaaacgtttaaaatgtaaatattttattcatatgAAAACTAAGTTAtacagataaaaatatttagtctatttaaaaagtatttaatgCAAATCATTGGCAGCATTTGGATACACTCACCCCTTTACAGCAGAACGTTGGTCTCTTTTAAATTCAATTATCCAGTCCCTTGACtggtcgctcttcaaggacacacagctgggtccaggtccaggtccaggtccaggtccaggtccaggtccaggtccaggtccaggtccaggtccaggtccaggtctaggttgATTCCTGTATTAATGGTGTTTGGTGATATGAGTCTTGagctctgacatgcagaagagtcagggacagttagagattctcatctcacctctgagctttgctccgactctcatgttccccacacagagaggttttagagggagggactccctcctctctgtcctcacactggtccattctgctgaattcacgtccacatcagctcacacacacaccttcatctgcagaggaaacacacatcagctcacacacacaccttcatctgcagaggaaacacacatcactggtgCTGCACACAGACCAGCTGATCCTGCTCTGGTTTGCTCCTCTCTTTAGTGTTAATGTCACTAGAATGCAGTCAGAAAACAGTGGGAGGTGGAGGAAGTCCCTGATACAGCCGTATATGCTGATCCGAGCTGCTCTGAAACTTTCTCTCAGCACCTTGTCTCATTTTGtaatattaaaaacactaaattcTGTTAACAACAGTTTAAtgcacaaacaggaagttgaAAATCTTGAACAAGCAGAAAGAGACTGGGCCTCTACGTGAGTCTGGTTCCTGTGAATGTGAAGAAGCTCAGAGGTGAAACTGTCCTGCAGAGGCACGTGTCCTCCTCCTTCACAGCCTCATCACACAACACTTACACAAGCAGCAAACAACTTCCTCCAGGAACcacgctttattttgaaaggctccacaggaaacagcagtctgactttaatgctggagacgacagcttcattccaggaaataaaaacaccaacGTTTGATCGATGTAGAAAACTAATCATCGGCTGATCCTCACGGTGTTTCTGATCAataataaaaccaataaaaatgttgtcattaacaatcatgtagatttgtcttcagacacaagaatgatcaaagtttgcaggtaaatcagaagTGAGAACGAGTTCCTACCGTCACCTGTCTGAGTCAAAAGACAAAGATCAGGAGGGTTAGGGAGCGGTGTAAGGCGTGGAGTGGGGGGTGGAGGGAAAACTCGTTTAACAGGacgagggagaaaagaaggacggGAGGAAAACACACAAGTTTAATCACTGAGAAGGAATTTGACTCAAGCACTGTGGTGTAAACATTTGATCCTGATTTTATTTCAAGGTATGGTGGGTGTGAAACAAAAAGCATGAAACTTTTGGGCTAATTTTGGGACGGATGCCAGCAAGATGTAGCCAGTGAAAATGCAGAATAACCTCGGCTTTACTGGCATGTTCTAACAAGAATGCACATGTGTGTTGAGCGTCTGTACGTTTATCACCAGTGAGGACACAAGGCCTTCAGCAGAGTCTGATCTCAACCACGGCCTCCTCTAGGACCGTCTTCTGTCCTGCCTCCATGTCTGCTAACGGCACCCTTTATACTAAAACTACGTCTCCCATGAACCCATGAACTCAGCAACACACCTTTAGAGAAATGCTTTAAGTCTTTAAATCATATCTGTATTTATGTATCTATGTTTGTATGTGAGtgagaatattaaaataataagtgATTGAAGGTATGGGTTATCCTGCTGATGATGTAACATTACCTGGGGaacagtgttgggcaagttacatccaaaatataatacattatatattactagttactgtcatttgaaagtaattagttacattacaatattactatatctgaattgtaatgcgttacactacttgtgtattacttttgagttactttcaacaaaatagcaacaaaagataaatcttgtcccactggcagatttttctacttatttcaagtgaaaatttacttgaaacaggtgaaaattgtcaaataagttatttttctggtgttatttttctggtgatgactctaaatgttgaaatagcagtaaaaccacattcattgatgaaatgacataagggatggaaaggagggatggcagttttacaggggggatgatttggaccgtttttatttcaggggggatgattatgactgtttttatttcagggatgatttggaccgtttttatttcaggggggatgatttggaccgtttttatttcagggggggatgatttggactgtttttatttcaggggggatgatttggaccgtttttatttcaggggggatgatttggactgtttttatttcagggggggatgatttggaccgtttttatttcagggggggatgatttggactgtttttatttcaggggggatgatttggaccgtttttatttcaggggggatgatttggaccgtttttatttcaggggggggtgatttggaccgttttaatttcagggggggtgccatcacatcacccctcatcccccctcaactcgaatactgctcacacggaactcagaacttcttcataaataactcccagagagaaaaaaaacaccagcaagctaacaaacaaaccaataaagctctcagagttaacaaaacgaaccagcaatcaacaactcgcagctgttttaacctctcctcctgatgggctgaaggtgtggtttaaggctgatttatggttccgcgttacaccaacgcaggccatacgccgtgggttacgcgaactactgcgtaccctacggcgaaagctctgcgtcgatttaacgcggaaccataaatccgctctcacagcgcgactgactgtgagcccggctcgggctcctcgccgcgcgcagcgactccgcgctcatatatatataaatgtataaagcccatatattaataaagcctcacttggccgagccctaacgctgagaccatggtagatttaagttacacgcggacacgccgcactgttgacttttccctgccggctctgctcactgaacagtccccacacaaacagtgtccagcggcgctacgttccgccgcgccgcgttcccaacgcttttttctgttgtcgggatgtctcgcggacgcggtgttggtgaattctttaaaaaacaacagctaaactgGTTAAAATGCGTTttaacgcgcgttacttagattgtaacgagtaaaatattaccgaaaatgtattagtaatgcgttatattactgcgttacagcaaatagtaatacattactgtaattgcgttacttttgtaacgcgttacccccaacactgctGGGGAagtaatacataaaataaatgtataaaactgaaataaaacacaacagTCAAAGTAAAGTGAAAGGCTGACATCGTAATATAGTCAAGAAAGGGAAAAGGAACATTTTGAAAGGAAATTGAAAATGACCTCATGTGGAAGTTCAAACGGGCCTAAAAGGTGTTGAAGCGTCTAGTTGTCCAGCAAACACCTTCACTATGAAGTCCTTAGGATTTCAGTGTTTCTAAGACTGgatagatgaataaatgaaaagtCACCTCATTTAGACTAATAGAACATATTTAATCCAATCAACTAGTACATGTAGCATAAATAATTATTTGAAAGTAGAGTTGATTATTCAGTGACGTATTTTCCCCCAATTTTCGTAATCTCTGCAAGTAAAATTCACATTTATTGACTAGTAACTTCTTAATGTGTTGGTTTTTTGGTgagaaacattaaaatacagagTCTTAAGCGCTACAGCGCTCTGTCTGAAGTGGTCGTCTATTATTTAGGAACATCACTGTCAGATTAATTAAAGATTTGAACACGTTTGTCCATATGAAAATATGAAAACTATCAGAATTAGGCTTAATTAGGTCAGCTCAGAGAAGCTTTTTTTGAATTTGTTACAGAAGTCACAGGACAGGCCACTCCCTGAGGGTATTTAGGGGGGTTGTCTGCTCTGTTAAACAGTTGCCTATTGTGCAGTTGGACACATCTGTCCAAATACTTCCTGTTGACCAGAAGGGGCCTCATTTGACCCCTTTGACCCTTCGTGTTTCTTAAAGACTTTACCCTGACTGCtggttatcacatgttaacagatgacagggcAGCCCTTCCTGAGTTTGGGCTGTCCAACGACTATCTCATTGTTAGTTGACCATCTGATGACAACAAAAACCCCTTGACCATTTAAGGtttcttaaaaggatgtctgttgctctgcacaccacagataagttgcttattaactgaaaagtcataggtGTGACCTTTCAACCATCATCTGATACAATGTCTGTGGTCTCCATCTGTTCATTGtccattcactgttccaaatatggtcatgtttcctgtcagttttaccaataaatgtttcctgtcagttttacCAATAAATAGCTTCCTGCAAGGGGAGGGTCTTTGGGAAGTATTTGCTGTCTGGAGGTTCTGCCTCTGTCAGTATGCtctccccctcctgcaggagtgcctgaaaaataatttcacaagtctctgtgtctttcctaagttattaatttatgttgtgatgatttaggaacctaacatcACACCAGCCTGAAACAGGCAGCTCAAATATAGGACGACAGTTCTAGCCACATGTACTATCATGAGTCAAGTCGGGGCACACATATTTTACAGTttatacaaatattaaaaacatgcACTTTTCCTGAAGCAGTAAATTGGATACTTATGACTACCTCTCAGTATCAGACAGGTTGAAACCTGCTGATTTGtaaacctattat encodes the following:
- the LOC133424435 gene encoding NACHT, LRR and PYD domains-containing protein 4-like gives rise to the protein MDQCEDREEGVPPSKTSLCGEHESRSKAQRNQPRPGPGPGPGPGPGPGPGPGPGPGPGPSCVSLKSDQSRDWIIEFKRDQRSAVKGVHQKRDSLEHEPSCLSLKSDHSKGWLINFKGDQHSSSERVDQQISESPSGPSVQQHQTQLDSIFQLLEDDIIMFVKDQLKKIQKVLSPDYPESSESLEEDEDEEQKSIRETFMKITVKFLRRRKQEKLADLLQSKTVAAVCQSKLRRKLQKKYQHVSEGITKAGKTTLLEQIYTELYITEGGTGEVNEEHEVRQIEAASRKPDGAETAISQEDIFKPPPGRGGPIRTVMTKGVAGIGKTVLTQKFSLDWAEGRTNQDIQFLLPFTFRQLNVLREEKFSLVKLVHRFFSETKGICSFEEFQVVFIFDGLDESRLPLDFHNSTIVSDPRRSTSVDVLLTNLIRGKLLPSARLWITTRPAAANQIPPECVDIINEVRGFTDPQKEEYFRKRIREEEQTRIISHIKKSRSLHIMCHIPVFCWITATVLEKVLETREGGELPKTLTEMYIHFLVVQAKLKKVKYDGGAETDPHWSPESRKMVESLGKLAFEQLQKPEGNLIFYESDLRECGLDLREASVYSGVFTQIFREESSLYQDQVFCFIHLSVQEFLAALHVHQTFVNSGVNLLEEKKNTSRWFKTRAETQLHQSAVDKALQSPNGHLDLFLRFLLGLSLETNQNLLRGLLESKQRSSQNNQETVKYIKNKISKGLSAERSINLFHCLNELNDGSLVEEVQGSLRSGRLSTDYLSPAQWSALAFILLSSEEDLEVFDLKKFSASEEVLRRLLPVVKASKKVLLSGCHLSGNICPLLSSVLSSQSSSLTELDLSNNDLQDFGLEQLCPGLESPHCHLESLRLSGCLISEEGSSSLVSALTSNPSHLRELDLSYNHPGESAGKLLSRLEDPRWRLDTLRVEPAGQRFLTPGPRKYSCQLTVDTNTVHKRIKLSDNNRKMMYVGEDQSYPDHPDRFDYWRQLLCREVLTGRCYWEVQWSKRVSVSVSYRRISRKGNSDDCRFGRNDYSWSLECSPGGQYQVWHNNRETSTSSSPSPACNRAAVYVDVPAGNLSFYDVVPDRLIHLHTFNTSFTEPLCAGFGLWSWFGSGFGSVSLCPV